A single genomic interval of Helianthus annuus cultivar XRQ/B chromosome 13, HanXRQr2.0-SUNRISE, whole genome shotgun sequence harbors:
- the LOC110901331 gene encoding uncharacterized protein LOC110901331 gives MGALKDLARSFSRMTQEEVDLFCLEYGIDKKFNPTAPACDVSVDKPNPGSIALYCRHFQWSNLRYPFSFFVLNLLEYYRVSFGQVNPKGMARVLHFEVLCRALGYDPSLLLFRRFFRLAKNGDWFTFETTKVDTCLISSMVTTLGSWKDRFFWVSESIVPFKMVWRHPDAVLNDPEPSESELNDAFLLAIRGCPSRVRPFPEHLLVLLGVSNIWGKADRDPVLMRNGLVMSALDFIKSDDTSDVVFEDAPTVPGENVVVRTSEQRFEGSGYASVANVKGFTKSNAPKCSTRRSSRRLLKATPQSTSTEPVDLSDDIEVSEDQVEAGVEKDKELVVHGKKVRGKKVVSTPVQESSSRDVEGLNPEGTYVPAWLVKNDDTFKDAAVCEDALSHLAPPSVRETIAEMDDDFMLSRMVLTTCNVAAMLPQGITRFRQRMREYEDFSKKKDKMKSSLASMKKEIAGFAEKEAAWKKEVNDLKKMHDIEMGDLRKSFEANLLKLKADREALAVQQQAFREEKEGLKASVGQVTADNQWLIEHGFQQVVTYLLHSKEFNSALGDVYTKLLNQGKHQGLTAGYKLHESGQPLEKSPMFRPEASDIFKASVEQMERLTYPYIHEVSSCFGKPLSVLQELKPEGLNEKVCAEVLGSLSRKRSYSGDSDDILSSLPEASKDAGLETSAVGGEEGAKAKKTKKAKKSKAEGSKPSDN, from the exons ATGGGTGCCCTTAAAGATTTAGCAAGGTCATTCTCTCGAATGACACAAGAGGAAGTAGACCTGTTTTGTCTTGAATATGGTATTGATAAAAAATTTAATCCAACTGCCCCTGCTTGCGATGTTTCTGTTGACAAACCAAATCCTGGTTCGATTGCTTTGTATTGTCGTCATTTTCAGTGGTctaatcttcgttaccctttttcgttTTTTGTTTTGAACTTGCTTGAGTATTACCGGGTGTCTTTTGGGCAAGTTAATCCAAAggggatggctagggttttgcactttgaagtgTTGTGTCGTGCTCTTGGTTATGATCCCTCTTTGTTGCTCTTTCGGAGGTTTTTCCGTTTAGCCAAAAATGGTGACTGGTTCACTTTTGAGACAacaaaggttgatacttgtctCATTTCGTCCATGGTTACAACACTTGGATCCTGGAAGGATcgctttttctgggtttctgaatctatcgttcctttcaaaatggtgtggaggcatccggatgctgttcttAATGATCCGGAGCCTTCTGAATCTGAGTTGAACGATGCCTTTCTTTTAGCCATTCGGGgatgcccttcgagggttcgtccctttcccgaacatttgttagtgcttttaggggttagtaatatttggggaaaagccgatcgggatccggtgttaATGAGAAATGGCCTTG ttatgtctgctttggactttaTCAAGAGTGACGACACGTCTGATGTTGTATTTGAGGATGCCCCGACCGTTCCGGGTGAAAATGTTGTGGTTAGGACTtccgagcaaaggtttgagggctCGGGTTATGCTAGCGTTGCCAAtgttaagggttttaccaagtctaATGCTCCCAAGTGTTCAACTCGCCGATCATCTCGTCGTTTGTTGAAAGCTActcctcaatccacttccactgagccagtggatttgagtgatgatattgaggTTTCAGAGGATCAAGTTGAAGCGGGTGTTGAGAAGGACAAGGAGTTGGTTGTTCATGGTAAGAAGGTTCGAGGTAAGAAGGTTGTTTCTACCCCTGTTCAGGAATCGTCAagcagggacgttgaagggttgaaccCTGAGGGCACTTATGTGCCTGCTTGGCTAGTGAAGAATGATGACACCTTcaaggatgctgctgtttgtgaggatgctcttagtcatcttgctcctccttctgtacgtgaaaccattgctgagatggacgatgactttatgttgtctcgcatggttttaaccacctgtaacgttgctgccatgcttccccaagggattactcgctttcgccaaaggatgcgggaATATGAGGATTTCTCCaagaagaaggataagatgaaatcctccctagcatcaatgaagaaggaaatagctgggtttgcagagaaggaaGCAGCGTGGAAGAAGGAGGTTAATGATTTGAAAAAAATGCATGATATTGAGATGGGTGACCTGAGGAAGAGCTTTGAGGCTAACTTGTTGAAGTTAAAGGCTGACCGAGAGGCCTTAGCTGTCCAGCAGCAGGCTTTTCGTGAGGAAAAGGAAGGGTTGAAAGCTTCAGTTGGTCAAGTGACTGCGGACAATCAATGGTTGAtcgagcatggtttccagcaggttgtTACTTATCTTTTGCATTCCAAGGagtttaactctgcccttggtgatgtttacactAAGCTTTTGAACCAGGGGAAACATCAAGGCCTTACTGCTGGCTACAAACTTCATGAGTCTGGACAACCCTTGGAGAAGTCACCCATGtttcgccccgaggcttctgatatcttcaaggcttctgttgagcagatggaaAGGCTAACCTACCCTTACATTCATGAAGTAtcctcttgctttggtaagcctttatctgttttacaggaattgaagcctgaggggttgaatgagaaagtttgtgctgaggttttgggttccCTGTCAAGGAAGAGGTCCTACTCTGGGGATAGTGATGATATCCTTTCGAGTTTGCCTGAAGCTTCAAAGGATGCTGGTTTAGAGACCTCTGCGGTTGGTGGTGAAGAAGGTGCTAAGGCGAAGAAgactaagaaagccaagaagtctaaggctgaaggttccaagccttctgATAACTGa